Proteins co-encoded in one Prunus persica cultivar Lovell chromosome G6, Prunus_persica_NCBIv2, whole genome shotgun sequence genomic window:
- the LOC18775444 gene encoding glycine-rich RNA-binding protein 4, mitochondrial isoform X2 yields the protein MAKRLSSQLFVNRLSSFTNNEQLKRLFSPFGDVTEARMVVDRITQRPKGFGFVTYKSDVEAQKALKAMNGRNQKQEQDTKS from the exons ATGGCCAAAAGATTGAGCTCGCAGCTCTTCGTCAACA GATTATCATCGTTCACTAATAATGAACAACTCAAGAGGCTGTTTTCTCCTTTTGGAGATGTTACAGAAG CTAGAATGGTTGTGGACCGTATAACCCAAAGACCCAAAGGATTCGGTTTTGTCACTTACAAGTCAGATGTCGAGGCACAAAAAGCTTTGAAGGCCATGAATGGCAGG AATCAAAAACAGGAACAGGATACCAAATCTTGA
- the LOC18775444 gene encoding glycine-rich RNA-binding protein isoform X1 — translation MAKRLSSQLFVNRLSSFTNNEQLKRLFSPFGDVTEARMVVDRITQRPKGFGFVTYKSDVEAQKALKAMNGRMVDGRLIFVEFAQNQKQEQDTKS, via the exons ATGGCCAAAAGATTGAGCTCGCAGCTCTTCGTCAACA GATTATCATCGTTCACTAATAATGAACAACTCAAGAGGCTGTTTTCTCCTTTTGGAGATGTTACAGAAG CTAGAATGGTTGTGGACCGTATAACCCAAAGACCCAAAGGATTCGGTTTTGTCACTTACAAGTCAGATGTCGAGGCACAAAAAGCTTTGAAGGCCATGAATGGCAGG ATGGTTGATGGGAGGctaatttttgttgaatttgccCAGAATCAAAAACAGGAACAGGATACCAAATCTTGA
- the LOC109946242 gene encoding probable histone H2B.1, which produces MAPKAEKKPAEKKPAEEKKSTVAEKAPAEKKPKAGKKLPKEAGAAAGDKKKKRSKKSVETYKIYIFKVLKQVHPDIGISSKAMGIMNSFINDIFEKLAQESSKLARYNKKPTITSREIQTAVRLVLPGELAKHAVSEGTKAVTKFTSS; this is translated from the coding sequence ATGGCGCCTAAAGCCGAGAAGAAGCCCGCCGAGAAAAAGCCAGCTGAGGAGAAGAAGTCCACCGTGGCTGAGAAAGCCCCCGCGGAGAAGAAGCCCAAGGCCGGCAAGAAGCTTCCGAAGGAAGCCGGAGCCGCCGCTGgagataagaagaagaagagatcgAAGAAGAGCGTCGAGACCTACAAGATCTACATCTTCAAGGTGTTGAAGCAGGTCCACCCTGATATCGGAATCTCCAGCAAGGCCATGGGCATCATGAACAGCTTCATCAACGACATCTTCGAGAAGCTCGCTCAGGAGTCTTCGAAGCTTGCGAGGTACAACAAGAAGCCGACGATTACTTCTCGGGAGATTCAGACTGCTGTGAGGCTTGTGCTTCCCGGTGAGCTCGCCAAGCACGCCGTTTCTGAAGGGACCAAGGCGGTGACCAAGTTTACAAGCTCTTGA
- the LOC18775431 gene encoding probable histone H2B.1, with protein sequence MAPKAEKKPAEKKPAEEKKSTVAEKAPAEKKPKAGKKLPKEAGAAAGDKKKKRSKKSVETYKIYIFKVLKQVHPDIGISSKAMGIMNSFINDIFEKLAQESSRLARYNKKPTITSREIQTAVRLVLPGELAKHAVSEGTKAVTKFTSS encoded by the coding sequence ATGGCGCCCAAGGCTGAGAAGAAGCCTGCCGAGAAGAAGCCTGCTGAGGAGAAGAAGTCCACAGTGGCTGAGAAAGCCCCGGCGGAGAAGAAGCCCAAGGCCGGCAAGAAGCTCCCGAAGGAAGCCGGAGCCGCCGCCGgagataagaagaagaagagatcgAAGAAGAGCGTAGAGACCTACAAGATCTACATCTTCAAGGTTCTGAAGCAGGTCCACCCTGATATCGGAATCTCCAGCAAGGCCATGGGCATCATGAACAGTTTCATCAACGACATCTTCGAGAAGCTCGCTCAGGAGTCTTCGAGGCTTGCGAGGTACAACAAGAAGCCGACGATTACTTCTCGGGAGATTCAAACTGCTGTGAGGCTCGTGCTTCCCGGTGAGCTCGCCAAGCACGCCGTTTCTGAAGGGACCAAGGCGGTGACCAAGTTTACAAGCTCTTGA